The genomic interval CAACCCCGCCGACACCAGCAAGACGGAGTTCGTCGCCGGCGGCACCGGCGCCGAAGGCGAGTTCAACTCCACGAAGATCAGTTACACCCCGCTGGACATCTCGGCCACGGCCGACGGCGGCACCCTGTACGCGGCCGAGTGGAAGGAGACCATCAACACCGCCGCGATGATCCTCGCGGACCGGGCGGTCAACGACGGCGACACGCTGCCCGGCGGCACCGACGCCTCCAGCGTCTGGACCGACGAGGGCTCCGGCGAGTGGCGTGGCTCGATCGTCCGCGGCGACGGCTCCACCAGCTTCGAGGCGAGCCCGGTGGCGGCCGAGTCGGGCCTGAAGTTCGGCAAGCGGACCTTCGTCGACGGCACCGTCGACAACCTCTTCGCGGCCCGCGGCGACGCCACCCTCGCCAGCGGCCAGGTTCCCTCGGACTTCGGCGTCTTCTTCGACGAAGCCGCCACCGATCCCGAGAACTTCTGATCGGCCGCATCGGAGCCGGCGACCGCTGCCCTCCGACACCCGAGCGCCCATCCTTGAGAAGCCGGTCCCCGGGGGCCGGCTTCTTTTTTGCGCGTCACGCGGACCGGCCGAGGGCGTTCGGCGGCGCTAGCGAGAAGGAGCGACGGGGCGTGGGAGGTCCCGGGCAGCGGCCGATTCTTATAGGACATTCCGGCGAGTCCTTGACAGGCTGCCGCACCCCTGGCAGAATGGGGCTTGTCCCGGCACTCCTCGGGACCCGCTGGCAGGCCTTTTCCGGGGGCTGCCGCGACGGACGAGTCATCCTCGCTCTTCGGCAGCTCCAGCGATCTTGGTTTCCTGCCCCACCGGGCGTTCCGGTGAGGCCCCGCGAGTCTTCTGAGGTTCATCCGCCTGGTTCAGGGCATCCGGCCGCCGGCCGGGACGTCAGCGATCTTTCCTCCCCGCGACAGGGCAGGACGGTCCCGCCGGCGTCCGCACACCGGTCACGCCAGCACGCCGGTCGAGTTCTCTCGGCCCACTCGTGCACCCATGCCATAGTCCATCCCTTGTCTCCCGGACTCCCGCCTCCCGAGGCGGGCCCCGTTCCGGGATCCGTGCCCGGCTTCGGCCGCGGGCGGACGGCCTGCCCCTGACGAGTGACCCCCGACGGCTCGCATCTTCCCGTTGACCCCATCTGGAGTCTTTCTCATGCGTTCCACCCCCAAGAACGACGCTCTTTACACCCGCACCGGCGCGGGCTTCACGCTGATCGAGCTGCTCGTGGTCATCTCGATCATCGCGCTGCTGATCGGCATCCTCCTGCCGGCGCTGGGTGCGGCCCGCCGCACCGCCCGCCAGATGCAGAACAGCACGCAGCTGCGTGGCATCCACCAAGGCATGTTCACCTACGCCCAGAGCAACAAGACCGGCGGCCGCGACGGCTACTACCCCGGCCTCGACGCCCAGGGCAAGACGATCGTCGTCGCCGACGAGATCCCTGAGGAACAGCTCGCCGCCGACGGCAACGTGCCCGGTTACGCGGCCGCGTCCATCGCCAACGTTCTTCCCGCGGAGATGAACACCAACATCACCACCGGTTTCATCACGCGGGCCTTCGCCGAGCTCGCCTCCGGCGACTTCATCCCCGCCGGCTCCGCCGGGTACTTCATCAACCCCGCGGACACCACCAAGTCCGAATTCGTTGCGGGTGCTGCCGCTCCCGAGGGTGAGTTCAACGCCGCGAAGATCAGCTACACGCCGCTGGACATCTCCAAGAACACCGGAGGCGGAACAGCCGTCTACCCCTACAGCGGTGAGTGGAAGGAAACCATCAACACGCAGGCCATGATCATGGCCGACCGCGCCGTGGGTGAGGGTGATGACCTGATTGCCGCCACGCCCGATGGCTCCAGCGTCTGGACCGACGAGGGCTCCGGCGAGTGGCGTGGCTCGATCGTCCGCGGCGACGGCTCGACGAGCTTCGAGGCCTCCCCCGTCTTCACCGACGTCGGCCTCAAGTACGGCAAGCGCGTCTTCGTGGACGGCGACGTCGACAACATCTTCGCCAGTGCTCTGACCATCACCGCCGGCGAGATCGAGGACGAGTCCGGGATCTTCTACGACGAGGCCGGCACGGCCGCCGAGAACTTCTGAGCGGGCGGAGGCCGCGGCCTCCTTCCTGATCCATCGACGAAGCCGGCTCGACGAGGGCCGGCTTCTGTTTTGCGCTCCGGGCACACCGATGCGGAGCCAGGCGGACCGCCGAGCCGCGACGGGGCTCGATGACGGCCGAAGGCGATGCCGATGCCCGATGCGGCCTGCCGACGCGATTGGACTCCACGCTGATCGAGTCCTACACGGTTGGAAGCACCCCGCTTCTCGCGGAGTCCACCGGTGGCGACTGTGGCCTCGATTCGGCCGTGTCCGGCGCGGCGCACCGATCCGCCAAGCGGGTCCGCCCGGCCGCGCCGCTCGCTTCCGGCCGCCCCCGAACCCGCGCCTCGCCGTCGCGGGAGGTCCCCGTGTCGCGCATCCGGCGTTTCCGCGACACGTCCCGCCGACATGTCGCAGCCCGCGACATCAGCTTCCGGTCATGTCGCAGAAAGGACGAAAAGAGAACATGTCGCGGCCGGTGTGGCGGCCCCAGCACCCGTGGAACGGGTTGCCCGCGCTCCAGAAGAGCGTCGCGGCTTTCGAAACCGTTCCGGTGCTCCGCCGGTGCATCCGCTCCCGGGCGGCGCTCGCGGAGCTGAAGCAGGCGGCGGAGCGGTTCCCGAACCAGGCGGTGCTCATCGGGACGATCCCGCTGCTGGAGGCCCAGGCGAGCTCCGCGATCGAGAACATCGTCACCACGCAGGATCAGCTCTTCCGGCTCCAACGGGCGGAGGACGTGGCCGATCCTGCGGCGAAGGAGGCCCTGCGCTACCGCCACGCGCTCCTGGAGGGCTTCGCCACGCTGCGGGATCGGCCGCTGACCACCGCCACGGCCGAAGCCGTCTGCGGCCGCATCCGCGGCGTCGAGACGCGCGTGCGGCCGATGGCCGGCACCACGCTCGCAAACCCCGCCACCGGCGAGGTCGTCTACACACCGCCCGAGGGGGAGGACCGTCTGCGCAGGATGCTCGCGGCGTGGGAGCGGTACCCCAACGAGCCTTCGGAGCTGGACCCGCTGATCCGCATGGCGGCGGGGCACCACCAGTTCGAAGCCATCCACCCCTTTCACGACGGCAACGGCCGCACCGGCCGGATCCTCAACAGCCTCTTCCTGATCCAGGAGGAGCTGCTGACGCTGCCCGTCCTGTACCTCAGCCGGTACATCATCGCCCACAAAGCGGAGTATTACGGGCTTCTGTTGGAGGTCACGCGCAGCGCCGCGTGGGAGCCTTGGATCCTCTACATGCTCCGCGGCGTGGAGGAGACCGCGATCTGGACGACCGCGAAGATCGGCGGGATCCGCCGCCTCTTCGACGAGACGGTGGAGCACGTGCGGGCCACCGTCCCCCGCACGTACCGGCACGAGCTGATCGTCCTGCTCTTCGAGCAGCCGTACCTCCGCATCCAGAACCTCTTCGAGGCCGGGATCGCGCAGCGGCAGGCGGCGTCCCGCCAGCTCCGCCAGCTGGTCGACGCCGGCGTGCTCCGGGAGGTGGAAGCCGGGCGCGAGAAGCTCTTTTTGAACCCGCGC from Phycisphaera mikurensis NBRC 102666 carries:
- a CDS encoding type II secretion system protein translates to MRSTPKNDALSTRTGAGFTLIELLVVISIIALLIGILLPALGAARRTARQMQNSTQLRGIHQGMFTYAQSNKTGGRDGYYPGLNAQGKVIESDPSTVIPAAQIAAVSDVEGYGIAGDAIPTAAQMNGGTLGNGGFVTRAFAELASGDFIPAGSAGYFINPADTSKTEFVAGGTGAEGEFNSTKISYTPLDISATADGGTLYAAEWKETINTAAMILADRAVNDGDTLPGGTDASSVWTDEGSGEWRGSIVRGDGSTSFEASPVAAESGLKFGKRTFVDGTVDNLFAARGDATLASGQVPSDFGVFFDEAATDPENF
- a CDS encoding type II secretion system protein — encoded protein: MRSTPKNDALYTRTGAGFTLIELLVVISIIALLIGILLPALGAARRTARQMQNSTQLRGIHQGMFTYAQSNKTGGRDGYYPGLDAQGKTIVVADEIPEEQLAADGNVPGYAAASIANVLPAEMNTNITTGFITRAFAELASGDFIPAGSAGYFINPADTTKSEFVAGAAAPEGEFNAAKISYTPLDISKNTGGGTAVYPYSGEWKETINTQAMIMADRAVGEGDDLIAATPDGSSVWTDEGSGEWRGSIVRGDGSTSFEASPVFTDVGLKYGKRVFVDGDVDNIFASALTITAGEIEDESGIFYDEAGTAAENF
- a CDS encoding Fic family protein, which translates into the protein MSRPVWRPQHPWNGLPALQKSVAAFETVPVLRRCIRSRAALAELKQAAERFPNQAVLIGTIPLLEAQASSAIENIVTTQDQLFRLQRAEDVADPAAKEALRYRHALLEGFATLRDRPLTTATAEAVCGRIRGVETRVRPMAGTTLANPATGEVVYTPPEGEDRLRRMLAAWERYPNEPSELDPLIRMAAGHHQFEAIHPFHDGNGRTGRILNSLFLIQEELLTLPVLYLSRYIIAHKAEYYGLLLEVTRSAAWEPWILYMLRGVEETAIWTTAKIGGIRRLFDETVEHVRATVPRTYRHELIVLLFEQPYLRIQNLFEAGIAQRQAASRQLRQLVDAGVLREVEAGREKLFLNPRLMRLLTSDSNGWTPFPGPAGR